A single region of the Thioalkalivibrio nitratireducens DSM 14787 genome encodes:
- the hemW gene encoding radical SAM family heme chaperone HemW: MPNPAATGTRASAPAATGSWLQHPPPLALYVHLPWCLRKCPYCDFNSHAVRGDLPEEDYVEALLRDLESQLPAVWGRRLESIFIGGGTPSLFSPEAIDRLLAGLRARLPWRPDLEITLEANPGTAERGFFRGYREAGVNRLSLGVQSFDPGMLTRIGRIHDDADAHAAIAQAHAAGFENLNLDLMFGLPGQSLEQGLTDLRTAVAAGPSHVSWYQLTLEPNTLFAAHPPPLPADETVDALFSHGQSLLQDAGYTRYEVSAYAKTGNECRHNLNYWEFGDYLGIGAGAHGKLTDVANGTIRRLAKPRQPEAYLRDPAAMTATPVARETLPFEFMLNALRLTAGVPAELFPERTGLTPKALAPQLEEARERGLLCRDPRQLRTSPRGLQLLNDLLQIFLNDHDPPR; encoded by the coding sequence ATGCCGAACCCTGCGGCGACCGGAACCCGCGCGTCCGCCCCTGCCGCCACTGGGTCGTGGCTGCAGCACCCGCCGCCGCTCGCGCTCTACGTGCACCTGCCGTGGTGCCTGCGCAAGTGCCCGTACTGCGACTTCAACTCGCACGCGGTCCGCGGCGATCTCCCCGAAGAGGACTACGTTGAGGCCCTGCTGCGGGATCTCGAGTCCCAGCTCCCGGCAGTCTGGGGTCGCCGGCTCGAGAGCATCTTTATCGGGGGCGGCACCCCCAGCCTGTTCTCGCCCGAGGCGATCGACCGCCTGCTCGCCGGCCTGCGCGCGCGCCTGCCCTGGCGGCCGGACCTCGAGATCACGCTGGAGGCCAACCCCGGGACCGCCGAGCGCGGGTTCTTCCGCGGCTACCGCGAGGCGGGCGTGAACCGCCTGTCGCTGGGCGTCCAGAGCTTCGATCCCGGCATGCTGACCCGGATCGGCCGGATTCATGACGATGCCGATGCCCATGCCGCCATCGCCCAGGCTCACGCCGCCGGCTTCGAAAACCTGAATCTGGACCTGATGTTCGGGCTGCCCGGCCAGTCGCTGGAACAGGGCCTGACCGACCTCCGGACGGCCGTGGCCGCGGGCCCAAGCCACGTCTCCTGGTACCAGCTGACACTCGAGCCCAATACCCTGTTCGCGGCCCACCCCCCGCCGCTTCCCGCCGACGAGACCGTCGACGCGCTGTTCTCGCACGGCCAGTCCCTTCTGCAGGACGCGGGCTATACTCGCTATGAAGTCTCAGCCTATGCGAAGACAGGCAACGAATGCCGGCACAACCTGAACTACTGGGAGTTCGGCGACTACCTCGGCATCGGGGCGGGCGCCCACGGCAAGCTGACAGACGTGGCGAACGGAACCATCCGGCGCCTGGCGAAGCCTCGGCAGCCCGAGGCCTATCTGCGCGACCCCGCCGCGATGACCGCGACCCCGGTTGCACGCGAGACGCTGCCGTTCGAGTTCATGCTCAATGCGCTGCGCCTGACCGCCGGCGTACCTGCGGAGTTGTTTCCGGAACGCACGGGGCTCACTCCAAAGGCACTCGCGCCGCAACTGGAAGAGGCACGCGAGCGCGGGCTGCTGTGCCGCGACCCACGGCAGCTCCGCACCAGCCCCCGAGGACTGCAGCTCCTGAACGACCTGCTGCAGATTTTCCTGAACGATCATGACCCGCCCCGTTGA
- the aprB gene encoding adenylyl-sulfate reductase subunit beta, whose amino-acid sequence MPTFVYMTRCDGCGHCVDICPSDIMHIDPTYRRAYNIEPNMCWECFSCVKACPHHAIDVRGYADFAPLGHSVRVHRDEERGTIGWKIKFRDGREKNFLSPITTKPWGKHIPKLADVPGPDKTARESQLLFNEPNYIRMDDGDLYTLETAGLKLKEGVYY is encoded by the coding sequence ATGCCAACTTTCGTCTATATGACCCGCTGCGATGGCTGTGGGCACTGCGTCGACATCTGCCCGTCGGACATCATGCATATCGACCCGACCTATCGTCGTGCATACAACATCGAACCCAACATGTGCTGGGAATGTTTCTCCTGCGTCAAGGCCTGCCCGCATCACGCTATCGACGTGCGCGGTTACGCCGACTTCGCCCCGCTCGGGCACAGCGTTCGGGTGCATCGCGATGAGGAGCGCGGCACCATCGGATGGAAAATCAAGTTCCGGGACGGCAGGGAAAAGAACTTCCTGTCGCCGATCACGACCAAGCCCTGGGGCAAGCACATTCCGAAACTCGCGGACGTGCCCGGGCCGGACAAGACCGCCCGCGAAAGCCAGCTGCTGTTCAACGAGCCCAACTACATCCGCATGGATGACGGGGATCTGTATACGCTGGAGACCGCCGGCCTCAAGCTGAAAGAAGGGGTGTACTACTAA
- the rdgB gene encoding RdgB/HAM1 family non-canonical purine NTP pyrophosphatase translates to MNMTPLVLASGNPGKIREFTTLLQPIGIELIPQSHWSVPEAEETGLTFVENAILKARNAAAHTGMPALADDSGIEVDALNGQPGIYSARYAGPDADDTDNNEKLLEALAGVPRPQRTARFRCVMAFLAHAEDPSPILAEGTWEGLIATKPSGHGGFGYDPIFILPQYGRTSADVPEQVKNRRSHRAQALNAMVAQLTRRMARG, encoded by the coding sequence ATGAACATGACCCCCCTCGTGCTGGCCTCCGGCAACCCCGGCAAGATCCGCGAATTCACGACCTTGCTGCAGCCGATCGGCATCGAGCTGATCCCGCAGTCGCACTGGTCGGTCCCCGAAGCCGAGGAGACCGGACTCACCTTCGTCGAAAACGCGATCCTGAAGGCCCGGAACGCGGCGGCGCATACCGGCATGCCGGCGCTGGCCGACGACTCCGGGATCGAGGTCGACGCCCTGAACGGGCAGCCGGGGATCTATTCCGCACGCTATGCCGGCCCCGACGCCGACGACACCGACAACAACGAAAAGCTGCTCGAGGCTCTGGCGGGCGTGCCGCGCCCCCAGCGCACCGCGCGCTTCCGCTGCGTGATGGCCTTCCTCGCGCACGCAGAGGACCCGTCTCCGATCCTGGCCGAAGGGACCTGGGAGGGCCTGATCGCGACCAAGCCCTCGGGCCACGGAGGGTTCGGCTACGACCCGATCTTCATTCTGCCGCAGTACGGACGGACCTCGGCGGACGTCCCGGAGCAGGTGAAGAACCGGCGCAGCCACCGGGCCCAGGCGCTGAATGCGATGGTGGCGCAGCTGACCCGGCGCATGGCGCGCGGCTGA
- the rho gene encoding transcription termination factor Rho yields the protein MNLTELKQKTAAELVAFAESQGIDNMSRARKQDIIFSLLKAHAKNGEPIFGDGVLEILSDGFGFLRGADSSYLAGPDDVYVSPSQIRRFGLRTGDTISGKIRPPKDNERYFALLKVSEINFEPPENARHKVLFENLTPLHPNARMRMERGNGSTEDITARVIDMVAPFGKGQRGLIVSPPKAGKTLMLQNIAQSIATNYPDCYLIVLLIDERPEEVTEMTRMVQGEVVSSTFDEPATRHVQVAEMVIEKAKRLVEHKRDVVILLDSITRLARAYNTVVPSSGKVLTGGVDANALHRPKRFFGAARNIEEGGSLTILATALVDTGSKMDEVIYEEFKGTGNMEIHLDRRIAEKRVYPAINVNRSGTRREELLTEPDELQKLWILRKFLHGMDDLEAMEFLLGRMQSSKTNADFFDMMRRA from the coding sequence ATGAACCTGACCGAACTGAAGCAGAAGACTGCTGCCGAACTCGTGGCCTTTGCCGAGTCCCAGGGCATCGACAACATGTCCCGGGCGCGAAAACAGGACATCATCTTTTCCTTGCTGAAGGCTCACGCAAAGAACGGCGAGCCGATCTTTGGTGATGGGGTGCTGGAGATCCTGTCCGACGGCTTCGGATTCCTGCGCGGCGCGGACAGCTCTTACCTGGCGGGTCCGGACGATGTCTACGTATCGCCCAGCCAGATCCGGCGCTTCGGGCTGCGTACCGGAGATACCATCTCGGGCAAGATTCGCCCGCCGAAGGACAACGAGCGCTATTTCGCGCTGCTGAAGGTCTCCGAAATCAACTTCGAGCCGCCGGAGAATGCACGGCACAAGGTGCTGTTCGAGAACCTGACCCCGCTGCACCCGAACGCGCGCATGCGCATGGAGCGCGGCAACGGCTCCACCGAGGATATCACCGCCCGCGTGATCGATATGGTGGCACCGTTCGGCAAGGGCCAGCGCGGGCTGATCGTGTCGCCGCCGAAGGCCGGCAAGACGCTGATGCTGCAGAACATCGCGCAGAGCATCGCGACCAACTACCCGGACTGCTACCTGATCGTGCTTCTGATCGACGAGCGCCCGGAAGAGGTCACCGAGATGACGCGGATGGTGCAGGGCGAGGTTGTTTCCAGTACCTTCGACGAGCCGGCCACCCGCCACGTGCAGGTCGCCGAGATGGTGATCGAGAAGGCCAAGCGCCTGGTCGAGCACAAGCGCGATGTGGTCATCCTGCTCGACTCGATCACGCGTCTGGCGCGCGCGTACAACACCGTGGTGCCCAGCTCGGGCAAGGTGCTGACGGGTGGCGTCGATGCCAATGCCCTGCACCGCCCGAAGCGCTTTTTCGGCGCCGCTCGCAACATCGAGGAGGGGGGCAGCCTGACCATCCTCGCGACCGCGCTGGTGGACACGGGCTCCAAGATGGACGAGGTGATCTACGAGGAGTTCAAGGGCACCGGTAACATGGAGATCCACCTGGATCGACGCATCGCCGAGAAACGGGTCTACCCGGCGATCAATGTGAACCGCTCCGGTACCCGCCGCGAGGAACTGTTGACCGAACCCGACGAGCTCCAGAAACTGTGGATCCTGCGCAAGTTTCTGCACGGCATGGACGACCTCGAGGCGATGGAGTTCCTGCTCGGACGCATGCAGTCCAGCAAGACCAACGCCGACTTCTTCGACATGATGCGGCGCGCCTGA
- the aprA gene encoding adenylyl-sulfate reductase subunit alpha → MAYKTIVEDNIDILVCGAGLGGTGAAFEARYWGQDKKIIIAEKANIDRSGAVAQGLYAINCYMGTRWGENNPEDHVRYARIDLMGMVREDLLFDMARHVDSAVHQFEEWGLPLMRDPKTGAYQREGRWQIMIHGESYKPIVAEAAKKSADQVYNRICVTHLLMDESKENRVAGAVGFNVRTGNYHVFKSKAVIVGAGGASMIFKPRSVGEGAGRVWYAPWSSGSAYGLLINAGAKMTQMENRIVLARFKDGYGPVGAYFLHLKTYTQNGLGEEYESKWWPELQEMVGKEYLDPEVSHRTHRPIPTCLRNHAFISEVNAGRGPIHMITMEAFQDPHLEEVGWENFLGMTVGQAVLWAATDVDPKNENPELTTSEPYVMGSHATGCGAWCSGPEDVSPPEYFWGYNRMTSVEGLFGAGDAVGGTPHAFSSGSFTEGRLAAKAACKYIDDGKAQGIRVSDKQINDLKEEIYKPMEHYKVYHNEVVAGSVNPNFINPRQGLDRLQKLMDEYCGGVTVSYMTNEKLLHIGLKKMKVLEEDLEKLAAEDVHELLRAWELKHRLRTAESVFHHTLFRKETRWPGYYYRGDAMKLDDENWHVLTVSRRDPKTGEYTMEKAPCYHLVGKDD, encoded by the coding sequence ATGGCTTATAAGACTATCGTCGAAGACAACATCGACATCCTGGTCTGTGGCGCCGGCCTGGGCGGCACGGGCGCAGCCTTTGAAGCCAGGTATTGGGGCCAGGACAAGAAAATCATCATCGCCGAAAAAGCCAATATCGATCGCTCCGGCGCGGTCGCCCAGGGGCTGTACGCAATCAACTGCTACATGGGAACCCGCTGGGGCGAGAACAACCCCGAGGACCACGTACGCTACGCCCGCATCGACCTGATGGGTATGGTGCGCGAGGACCTGCTGTTCGACATGGCGCGCCACGTCGACTCCGCGGTGCACCAGTTCGAGGAATGGGGCCTGCCGCTGATGCGCGATCCCAAGACGGGTGCCTATCAGCGCGAAGGGCGCTGGCAGATCATGATTCACGGCGAGTCCTACAAGCCGATCGTCGCCGAGGCTGCGAAGAAGTCCGCGGACCAGGTCTACAACCGGATCTGCGTTACGCACCTGCTGATGGACGAATCCAAGGAAAACCGGGTCGCCGGCGCCGTTGGCTTCAACGTGCGCACCGGGAACTACCACGTGTTCAAGTCGAAGGCGGTGATCGTCGGTGCCGGTGGCGCATCCATGATCTTCAAGCCGCGTTCGGTCGGTGAGGGTGCCGGTCGCGTGTGGTATGCGCCGTGGTCGTCGGGCTCTGCCTATGGGCTGCTGATCAACGCCGGCGCCAAGATGACCCAGATGGAAAACCGCATCGTGCTGGCGCGCTTCAAGGACGGCTACGGCCCGGTGGGCGCGTACTTCCTGCACCTGAAGACCTACACGCAGAATGGTTTGGGTGAAGAGTACGAGTCCAAGTGGTGGCCCGAGCTGCAGGAAATGGTCGGCAAGGAATACCTGGATCCGGAAGTGTCGCACCGGACGCATCGCCCGATCCCGACCTGCCTGCGTAACCATGCGTTCATCAGCGAAGTGAACGCGGGTCGTGGCCCGATTCACATGATCACCATGGAAGCCTTCCAGGATCCGCATCTCGAAGAAGTGGGCTGGGAGAACTTCCTTGGAATGACCGTTGGCCAGGCCGTGCTGTGGGCGGCGACCGACGTCGATCCGAAGAACGAAAACCCCGAGCTGACCACGTCGGAACCGTACGTGATGGGTTCTCACGCCACCGGTTGTGGCGCGTGGTGCTCCGGCCCCGAGGACGTGTCGCCCCCCGAGTATTTCTGGGGCTACAACCGCATGACCAGCGTGGAAGGCCTGTTCGGCGCTGGCGACGCGGTGGGCGGCACCCCGCACGCGTTCTCGTCCGGCTCGTTCACCGAAGGGCGTTTGGCCGCGAAGGCTGCGTGCAAGTACATCGATGACGGCAAGGCGCAGGGCATCCGGGTCTCCGACAAGCAGATCAACGATCTGAAGGAAGAGATCTACAAGCCGATGGAGCACTACAAGGTCTACCATAATGAAGTGGTTGCCGGCTCGGTGAACCCGAACTTCATCAATCCGCGGCAGGGCCTGGACCGCCTGCAGAAGCTGATGGACGAATACTGCGGTGGCGTGACGGTCAGCTATATGACCAACGAAAAGCTGCTCCACATCGGACTCAAGAAGATGAAGGTTCTCGAAGAGGATCTGGAGAAGCTGGCCGCCGAGGACGTCCACGAGCTGCTGCGTGCCTGGGAACTCAAGCACCGTTTGCGCACCGCCGAAAGCGTGTTCCATCACACGCTGTTCCGCAAGGAAACGCGCTGGCCGGGTTACTACTACCGTGGCGACGCCATGAAACTCGACGACGAGAACTGGCATGTGCTGACCGTCTCCCGTCGCGATCCGAAGACGGGCGAGTACACCATGGAAAAGGCACCGTGCTACCACTTGGTCGGCAAGGACGACTGA
- the sat gene encoding sulfate adenylyltransferase codes for MIKPHGADTLKPLFVYDTERHHALMKEAETLPSVMISSAAAGNAVMLGGGYFTPLNGFMDVADAMGCAENMRTTTGLFFPVPVVNLLENADAIRGAKRIALRDPNMEGNPVLAIQEVEAIEEFTAEQMATITEKVYGTTDREHPGVAAFNSVGRVCVSGPIEVLHFSYFQDDFPDTFRTAVEIRNEITERGWNKVVAFQTRNPMHRAHEELCRMAMDQLEADGVVIHMLLGKLKPGDIPAPVRDAAIRKMAELYFPPNTVMITGYGFDMLYAGPREAVLHALFRQNMGATHFIIGRDHAGVGDYYGAFDAQTIFDSEVPPDALDIEIFRADHTAYSKKLNRVVMMRDVPDHTKEDFVLLSGTKVREMLGRGEAPPPEFSRPEVAQILMDYYQNLNQK; via the coding sequence ATGATCAAGCCACATGGCGCGGATACCCTGAAGCCCCTCTTCGTCTACGATACCGAAAGACATCACGCCCTCATGAAAGAGGCCGAAACCCTCCCCTCCGTAATGATCAGCTCTGCTGCTGCCGGCAACGCCGTGATGTTGGGGGGCGGCTACTTCACCCCGCTAAACGGCTTCATGGATGTCGCCGACGCAATGGGCTGCGCCGAAAACATGCGGACCACCACCGGCCTGTTCTTCCCGGTCCCGGTGGTCAACCTGCTGGAGAACGCCGACGCCATCCGCGGCGCCAAGCGCATCGCGCTACGCGATCCCAACATGGAAGGCAACCCGGTCCTCGCGATCCAGGAGGTCGAGGCGATCGAGGAGTTCACCGCCGAACAGATGGCGACCATCACCGAGAAGGTCTACGGCACCACCGACCGCGAACATCCCGGTGTCGCCGCCTTCAACAGCGTCGGCCGTGTCTGCGTCTCCGGCCCGATAGAGGTGCTGCACTTCTCTTATTTCCAGGATGACTTCCCGGACACCTTCCGCACCGCCGTCGAGATCCGCAACGAGATCACCGAGCGCGGCTGGAACAAGGTGGTCGCCTTCCAGACCCGCAACCCGATGCACCGCGCCCACGAGGAGCTGTGCCGAATGGCGATGGACCAGCTCGAGGCCGACGGCGTGGTGATCCACATGCTGCTTGGCAAGCTCAAGCCCGGCGACATCCCGGCCCCGGTGCGTGATGCCGCGATTCGCAAAATGGCCGAGCTCTACTTCCCCCCCAACACCGTGATGATCACCGGCTACGGCTTCGACATGCTCTATGCAGGGCCGCGTGAGGCAGTCCTCCACGCATTGTTCCGACAGAACATGGGGGCGACCCATTTCATCATCGGCCGCGACCACGCGGGGGTCGGCGACTACTATGGGGCCTTCGATGCCCAGACCATATTCGACAGCGAAGTGCCGCCCGACGCACTCGACATCGAAATCTTCCGCGCCGACCACACCGCGTACTCCAAGAAACTCAACCGCGTGGTGATGATGCGCGACGTGCCCGACCACACCAAGGAAGACTTCGTGCTCCTGTCCGGCACCAAGGTACGGGAGATGCTGGGGCGTGGCGAGGCCCCTCCGCCCGAGTTCTCCCGGCCTGAAGTGGCGCAGATCCTGATGGATTACTACCAGAACCTGAACCAGAAGTAA
- a CDS encoding FKBP-type peptidyl-prolyl cis-trans isomerase, which yields MTKDVIEPNKYVELTYKVIDAKSGQTLTLVEFPLGYVHGVNEILAPRVMAELEGKSAGDTIEVPIDCNEIYGPRDESLVITDRIENVPEEYREVGTAILMENDKGQTKNFLVTRVDARTITIDGNNPLCGREVIFKLEIQLVRDATDEEIEHGGKVETGPEVSGGRAVPI from the coding sequence ATGACAAAAGACGTAATCGAGCCGAACAAGTACGTGGAGCTGACCTACAAGGTCATCGACGCGAAATCTGGCCAGACTCTGACGCTGGTCGAATTTCCGTTGGGCTACGTGCATGGCGTCAACGAGATTCTTGCGCCGCGGGTGATGGCCGAGTTGGAAGGCAAATCCGCGGGCGATACCATTGAAGTGCCGATCGACTGCAACGAGATTTACGGGCCGCGCGATGAGTCTCTGGTGATCACCGATCGCATCGAGAACGTTCCTGAAGAATATCGCGAGGTGGGTACCGCGATCCTGATGGAAAACGATAAAGGTCAAACCAAGAACTTCCTGGTGACCCGCGTGGACGCGAGGACGATCACCATCGACGGCAACAACCCGCTATGCGGCAGGGAAGTGATCTTCAAGCTCGAGATTCAGTTGGTGCGTGATGCGACCGACGAAGAGATCGAGCATGGCGGCAAGGTGGAGACGGGTCCTGAAGTGAGCGGTGGGCGCGCCGTGCCCATCTGA
- a CDS encoding DEAD/DEAH box helicase — MTDTTPERSRCADLDLPEAVLQGIRKAGFEYCTPIQALTLPIALAGHDVAGQAQTGTGKTAAFLLAAFNRLLRHPPPPDRRRDDVRMLVLAPTRELAIQIHKDALLLGAHTDLKFALAYGGTGYEQQREQLQAGADVLIGTPGRIIDYHKQRVFGLKRTEVVVLDEADRMFDLGFIKDIRYLLRRCSPPTQRQSMLFSATLSWRVMELAYEHMNNPEKVQAQAETVTADRIRQVIYYPANEQKIPLLIGLARKLQPERAIVFVNTKHWAERVCDWLNANELKAALLSGDVPQTKRSRLLSQFAEGKYRYLVATDVAARGLHIPDVTHIFNFDLPQAGEDYVHRIGRTARAGAEGDAISFGCEDSAFYLPDIEAYLGRRIPTEMLYPEDLPADLKRPPPRARRKPDERRGRAPRGSAREGGRTPDRGPGRPGGGRRPRRPAPSS; from the coding sequence ATGACCGATACGACCCCGGAGCGCAGCCGCTGCGCCGATCTCGATCTGCCCGAAGCGGTCCTGCAGGGCATCCGGAAAGCCGGCTTCGAATACTGCACGCCAATCCAGGCGCTGACCCTGCCGATCGCGCTGGCGGGCCACGACGTCGCCGGCCAGGCCCAGACCGGCACCGGCAAGACGGCGGCGTTCCTGCTGGCGGCGTTCAACCGGCTATTGCGACATCCCCCGCCGCCGGACCGGCGCCGCGACGATGTGCGCATGCTGGTGCTGGCACCGACACGGGAGCTGGCGATCCAGATCCATAAGGACGCCCTGCTGCTGGGCGCCCACACCGACTTGAAGTTCGCGCTCGCCTACGGCGGCACTGGCTATGAACAGCAGCGCGAACAACTGCAGGCGGGGGCCGACGTGCTGATCGGAACGCCCGGCCGCATCATCGACTACCACAAGCAGCGCGTGTTCGGCCTGAAACGCACCGAGGTGGTGGTGCTCGACGAAGCAGACCGCATGTTCGACCTCGGCTTCATCAAGGACATTCGCTACCTGCTGCGGCGCTGCTCGCCACCAACCCAGCGCCAGTCGATGCTGTTCTCGGCCACGCTGTCCTGGCGGGTGATGGAGCTGGCTTACGAGCACATGAACAACCCGGAAAAGGTTCAGGCGCAGGCGGAGACCGTGACCGCGGACCGGATCCGCCAGGTCATCTACTACCCGGCCAACGAGCAGAAGATTCCGTTGCTGATCGGCCTTGCCCGCAAGCTGCAGCCCGAGCGCGCGATCGTGTTCGTGAACACCAAGCACTGGGCCGAGCGTGTCTGCGACTGGCTGAACGCCAACGAACTGAAAGCCGCCCTGCTCTCGGGCGACGTGCCGCAGACCAAGCGCAGCCGACTGCTGTCCCAGTTCGCCGAAGGCAAGTACCGCTATCTCGTCGCGACCGATGTCGCCGCCCGCGGCCTGCACATCCCCGACGTGACCCACATCTTCAACTTCGATCTCCCGCAAGCGGGCGAGGACTACGTGCACCGCATCGGCCGCACCGCCCGCGCCGGCGCGGAAGGTGACGCCATCAGCTTCGGCTGCGAAGATTCCGCGTTTTATCTGCCCGACATCGAGGCCTACCTAGGCCGCCGCATCCCGACCGAAATGCTCTACCCCGAGGATCTTCCGGCGGATTTGAAGCGCCCCCCTCCGCGCGCACGGCGCAAACCCGACGAACGCCGGGGGCGGGCGCCGCGTGGCAGCGCCCGGGAGGGCGGCAGAACGCCAGACCGCGGACCGGGCAGGCCCGGTGGAGGCCGCCGGCCGCGCCGCCCTGCCCCCAGCTCCTGA
- a CDS encoding metallophosphoesterase family protein, whose protein sequence is MKICIVSDSHDRGPMLARAIEAGAAEGAEAVIHCGDLIGGNTLRASLKLGLPIHAVHGNNLGDPVAISRIAHQSNGLLTYYGHDGIITLGGRHIFVTHYPHYAHAMACTGDYDLVCCGHSHEPEIRQQPHVKNGSTWVVNPGTVAGLGAPEATWALGDLDSMAFEIRLTPAVEHAKA, encoded by the coding sequence ATGAAGATTTGCATCGTATCGGACAGTCACGACCGCGGCCCGATGCTGGCGCGGGCGATCGAGGCCGGTGCCGCCGAGGGTGCCGAAGCGGTGATCCACTGCGGCGATCTGATCGGCGGCAATACGCTGAGGGCGTCGCTGAAGCTGGGCCTGCCGATCCACGCGGTGCACGGCAACAACCTCGGCGACCCGGTGGCGATCTCGCGCATTGCGCACCAGTCCAATGGCCTGCTGACCTATTACGGGCACGACGGCATCATTACCCTGGGCGGTCGCCACATCTTTGTAACCCATTACCCTCATTATGCCCACGCGATGGCCTGCACGGGCGACTACGATCTCGTGTGTTGCGGGCACAGTCACGAGCCCGAGATACGGCAGCAACCGCATGTGAAGAACGGCTCGACCTGGGTCGTGAACCCCGGCACCGTGGCCGGTCTTGGTGCTCCCGAGGCCACCTGGGCGCTGGGAGACCTCGACAGCATGGCTTTCGAGATCCGCCTGACGCCGGCGGTGGAGCACGCGAAGGCCTGA
- a CDS encoding CPXCG motif-containing cysteine-rich protein codes for MTRPVEFVSYPCPWCGEPGETSVDMVSGEREWIEDCAVCCSPIVFRRIDSGSGEEPEIAVWREGE; via the coding sequence ATGACCCGCCCCGTTGAATTCGTCAGTTACCCCTGCCCCTGGTGCGGCGAGCCGGGCGAAACGAGCGTCGACATGGTCAGCGGGGAACGCGAATGGATCGAGGACTGCGCGGTCTGCTGCTCGCCGATCGTGTTCCGGCGCATCGATTCGGGTTCCGGGGAAGAACCCGAGATCGCAGTCTGGCGGGAGGGTGAATGA
- a CDS encoding transcriptional antiterminator, Rof — MTRPPPYSPMDCERYSELELAIVRRRALRLRWIGRAVTHLEVVYPEDLRTRRHGEYLVLRDQLHRRRFLRLDRITDFSELGPAEVEPAAKSRP; from the coding sequence ATGACACGGCCGCCACCCTACTCGCCGATGGACTGCGAGCGGTACTCGGAACTGGAGCTGGCCATCGTGCGCCGGCGCGCGCTGCGCCTGCGCTGGATCGGACGGGCCGTCACCCATCTCGAGGTGGTGTACCCCGAGGATCTGCGTACACGGCGCCATGGCGAATACCTGGTGCTGCGCGATCAGCTGCACCGGCGCCGGTTCCTGCGGCTGGACCGTATCACCGACTTTTCGGAGCTGGGGCCAGCCGAAGTCGAGCCAGCCGCAAAATCCCGGCCGTAG
- the trxA gene encoding thioredoxin TrxA, with translation MSENIHHISDASFEEDVLKSDRPVLVDYWAEWCGPCKMIAPILDEIAQEYDGKLKVAKLNIDENPGTPPRYGIRGIPTLMLFKDGDVEATKVGALSKSQLTAFLDQHL, from the coding sequence GTGAGCGAAAACATTCATCATATCTCGGACGCCAGTTTCGAGGAGGACGTTCTCAAATCGGACCGGCCGGTGCTGGTCGACTACTGGGCCGAGTGGTGCGGCCCGTGCAAGATGATCGCCCCGATCCTGGACGAGATTGCTCAAGAATACGATGGCAAACTCAAGGTTGCCAAACTCAACATCGACGAGAACCCCGGGACGCCACCCCGGTACGGGATCCGCGGGATCCCCACGCTGATGCTGTTCAAGGATGGCGACGTCGAGGCGACCAAGGTCGGCGCACTGAGCAAGTCGCAGCTGACCGCGTTCCTCGACCAGCACCTCTGA
- a CDS encoding CBS domain-containing protein: protein MTSDSPHKPLPSHKALPGTMLQQPTEAPPLVTVSSSALCVMTDFRKVPVATIGPTATLNEATEAMIKRGVRLLLVVDEMDNVVGLITARDTQGERPIQLIHEHGGRYGDLQVRDLMAPVDAIDLLDMSRVMRAEVGDIVATLKDWGRQHALVGEIDPKSGANRIRGMFSATQIGRQLGLPVQTFDVARTFAEIQAALSREY from the coding sequence ATGACGAGCGATAGCCCTCACAAACCCTTGCCATCACACAAAGCCCTGCCCGGGACCATGTTGCAGCAGCCCACCGAGGCCCCGCCGCTGGTCACCGTCTCTTCCTCGGCACTGTGCGTGATGACCGATTTCCGGAAGGTGCCGGTCGCGACGATCGGCCCGACTGCAACGCTGAACGAGGCGACCGAGGCGATGATCAAGCGGGGTGTCCGCCTGCTGCTGGTCGTTGACGAGATGGATAACGTCGTCGGCCTGATTACCGCGCGCGACACCCAGGGCGAGAGGCCGATCCAGCTGATCCATGAGCACGGGGGACGGTACGGTGATCTGCAGGTGCGCGACCTGATGGCGCCTGTGGATGCCATCGACCTGCTGGACATGTCCCGGGTGATGCGGGCGGAGGTGGGTGACATCGTCGCAACGCTGAAGGACTGGGGGCGTCAGCACGCGCTGGTAGGCGAGATCGATCCGAAATCGGGAGCGAATCGCATCCGCGGCATGTTCTCGGCGACGCAGATCGGTCGCCAGCTCGGGCTTCCGGTCCAGACCTTCGATGTCGCACGGACCTTCGCCGAGATCCAGGCCGCTCTGTCGAGAGAGTATTGA